In a genomic window of Pirellulales bacterium:
- a CDS encoding DUF1559 domain-containing protein: MSHRRGFTLVELLVVLAIIGVLVALLLPAVQYARETSRRMKCLNNLHQLGLALQMYVNDHGGSFPCTYESDASTAQSETSQSQGWIVTLAPYCENVDNVRLCPDDPMEQDRVDPNVSGLRGTSYVINNFVAPDPTDPMEVKSSVTNINQLKDTHGLVVMFEGASSGRSVQDDHVHTDNWYQPGAIARGRVWDAILAEVNPTQHVDCSNMMYADGHATTVPYVTFDQWVQTDAANGTNFARPLQ; the protein is encoded by the coding sequence ATGAGCCATCGACGAGGCTTTACGCTCGTTGAATTGCTGGTCGTTCTCGCAATTATCGGCGTGTTGGTGGCCTTGTTGCTGCCGGCAGTACAGTATGCGCGCGAGACATCTCGACGCATGAAATGCCTGAACAATCTCCACCAGTTGGGATTGGCATTGCAAATGTACGTGAACGACCACGGAGGTAGTTTTCCGTGCACCTACGAAAGCGACGCCAGCACTGCGCAGAGCGAAACCAGCCAGAGTCAAGGCTGGATCGTGACGCTCGCACCGTACTGCGAAAATGTCGACAACGTGAGACTTTGTCCCGATGATCCGATGGAGCAGGATAGGGTCGATCCCAACGTTAGCGGCCTACGCGGGACCAGCTACGTCATCAATAATTTCGTAGCGCCAGATCCCACTGATCCTATGGAGGTCAAAAGCAGCGTAACGAACATCAATCAGCTCAAGGATACTCATGGTCTGGTTGTCATGTTCGAGGGCGCGAGCAGCGGCCGCAGTGTTCAGGATGATCACGTGCATACCGACAACTGGTATCAGCCGGGGGCCATCGCGCGCGGCCGGGTATGGGACGCGATCCTGGCGGAAGTCAATCCGACGCAACACGTCGATTGCTCGAACATGATGTACGCAGACGGCCATGCAACGACCGTCCCGTATGTGACGTTCGACCAGTGGGTGCAGACCGACGCTGCAAACGGAACGAATTTTGCCAGGCCCCTCCAATAG
- a CDS encoding nicotinate phosphoribosyltransferase: protein MPLESNLLLTDLYQLTMLQCYDRAGLRDVAVFDFFVRRLPKSRNFLIAAGLEQALDYLEAARFSPDELDWLNGCGHFAVDFVGRLAEWRFTGDVEAMPEGTVFFAGEPILRVTAPLPEAQLVESRLINLVQYQTMIASKAARTVLAAPDRQLVDFGFRRAHGAEAGLLAARAAYLTGFAGTATVAAGQAFGILLFGTMAHSLVQAMGDDGTAFLEFARACPNNVVFLLDTYDTAEGARATVRVAKTLSREGISVRSVRIDSGDLAAHARKVRRILDDGGLRHVSIFASGGLDEYEVAKLVATGAPIAGFGVGTSLDVSADAPYLDCVYKLAEYAGRPTRKLAEGKATWPGRKQVFRQTDQDGRLLRDVIGLEEERQAGDPLLVPVMKAGKRLAPHEPLSSLRERCARQLDRLPTQLRSLEPVAPYDVQVSHAVRALAAEADALASKLREPRP, encoded by the coding sequence ATGCCATTGGAATCCAACTTGCTGCTGACGGACCTTTATCAGCTCACCATGCTGCAATGTTACGATCGCGCGGGGTTGCGCGATGTGGCAGTATTCGACTTCTTCGTCCGCCGATTGCCGAAGAGCCGAAATTTTCTAATCGCGGCCGGCTTGGAACAGGCGCTGGACTACCTGGAGGCGGCGCGGTTCTCGCCCGATGAACTCGACTGGCTCAACGGCTGCGGACATTTTGCGGTCGACTTCGTGGGGCGGTTGGCCGAGTGGCGATTCACAGGCGACGTAGAGGCCATGCCCGAGGGGACGGTATTTTTCGCAGGGGAGCCGATTCTGCGTGTCACCGCGCCGCTGCCCGAGGCGCAGTTGGTCGAATCGCGGTTGATAAACCTTGTGCAATATCAAACGATGATCGCCTCGAAAGCCGCGCGCACCGTATTGGCCGCGCCGGACAGACAGCTTGTCGACTTCGGATTCCGCCGCGCGCACGGCGCCGAGGCGGGGTTGTTGGCCGCCCGGGCGGCATACCTGACCGGGTTTGCCGGCACGGCCACGGTGGCGGCCGGCCAGGCTTTCGGGATTCTGCTATTCGGCACGATGGCCCATTCGCTGGTTCAAGCTATGGGGGACGACGGGACGGCCTTTTTGGAGTTCGCCAGGGCGTGTCCCAATAACGTCGTCTTCCTGCTGGACACCTACGACACCGCGGAGGGGGCCCGCGCGACAGTGCGCGTCGCCAAGACCCTTTCCCGCGAAGGAATCTCGGTCCGCAGCGTGCGCATCGATAGTGGCGATCTGGCGGCACATGCGCGCAAGGTCCGTCGGATCCTCGACGACGGCGGATTGCGACATGTATCGATCTTTGCCAGCGGCGGACTCGACGAATACGAGGTGGCGAAGCTGGTTGCGACGGGCGCGCCGATCGCAGGATTTGGCGTCGGCACGTCGCTCGACGTGTCGGCGGATGCCCCCTACCTGGACTGCGTCTACAAGTTGGCCGAGTATGCGGGCCGCCCGACGCGCAAGCTGGCGGAAGGAAAAGCGACCTGGCCTGGACGCAAGCAGGTCTTCCGGCAGACCGATCAAGACGGGCGATTGTTGCGAGATGTGATCGGTCTTGAAGAGGAGCGACAGGCAGGCGATCCACTTCTTGTGCCCGTGATGAAAGCGGGAAAGCGTCTCGCACCTCATGAACCACTTTCGAGCCTGCGGGAGCGCTGCGCACGACAACTGGATCGGCTGCCCACACAGCTTCGATCGCTAGAGCCGGTTGCGCCATACGACGTGCAGGTTTCGCACGCCGTGCGAGCCCTGGCCGCCGAGGCCGATGCGCTGGCGTCAAAACTGCGCGAGCCGCGACCGTAG
- a CDS encoding DUF1559 domain-containing protein: MTKSRPGMTLIELMVVIAIMGILIGMLLPAVQMARESARRAQCLNNLKQVGLALHIYLDRQQSLPPGYISQVLKNRDDGGPGWAWGSMLLPDVEQQALSDQVDFTSALASANVCNISLATFVCPSDSAFEPTIDIPSLADNSVICTMAASSYVACVGTVRPTCRVCRDAFDGVFGRNRAIKAADICDGLSNTIAIGERAFKWSTPALWGVVPGSELIDRLIDGRLAAGPGYVLGTTFKDGFNLEEIVDDPREDHTLAEIFGSMHPGGANFSFCDGGVRFIKDSIDPATMNALSTRCGEPQGGETIHSNPFE, from the coding sequence ATGACCAAATCGCGCCCCGGCATGACGCTCATCGAATTGATGGTCGTCATTGCCATAATGGGAATCCTCATTGGCATGCTCTTGCCAGCCGTACAAATGGCGCGCGAAAGCGCTCGCCGCGCCCAATGTCTGAACAATCTCAAACAGGTCGGCTTGGCGCTGCACATTTATCTCGACCGGCAACAGTCCCTTCCCCCCGGATACATCTCGCAGGTCCTGAAGAACCGTGACGATGGCGGCCCGGGCTGGGCTTGGGGATCGATGCTGTTGCCCGATGTGGAACAACAAGCGCTATCGGATCAGGTCGATTTCACGTCGGCGCTGGCCAGCGCCAACGTTTGCAACATCTCGTTGGCGACGTTCGTTTGTCCGTCGGATTCGGCCTTTGAACCGACCATCGACATTCCTAGCCTGGCCGACAACAGCGTGATTTGCACGATGGCGGCGTCGAGCTACGTAGCCTGCGTGGGCACGGTGCGCCCGACTTGCCGCGTGTGTCGCGACGCGTTCGACGGCGTGTTCGGCCGCAATCGTGCCATCAAGGCGGCCGATATCTGCGATGGCCTCTCGAACACGATCGCCATTGGCGAACGGGCCTTCAAATGGTCGACTCCCGCACTGTGGGGCGTCGTACCGGGCTCGGAATTGATCGACCGTCTGATCGATGGCCGCTTGGCTGCGGGCCCCGGCTACGTGCTGGGCACGACGTTCAAGGACGGTTTCAACCTGGAAGAGATCGTCGACGACCCTCGCGAAGATCACACGCTGGCCGAGATCTTCGGCAGTATGCATCCGGGCGGCGCGAATTTCTCTTTCTGCGATGGCGGGGTCCGTTTCATCAAGGACTCGATCGATCCGGCCACGATGAACGCCTTGTCGACCCGCTGCGGCGAACCGCAGGGGGGCGAGACGATTCACTCCAATCCCTTTGAATGA
- a CDS encoding dockerin type I domain-containing protein has product MQCITRLLFVLAIVAYATCASGHGFGLSLTYDAHGNPTGFNVSSQDAFLDQGHSVAGASNLFLEQFGGTLFSDSSGAYYSVIHGFAQTSGPWPPYTATVNVLTPLYFSSGLSNNSLPAVASLAPTGTYIDMWDTWAGNPQPVTNPHPGAAFGDVYINGKTDYYPGFGVSLYDSHELEKDLYIGPGPTNGEYGFAYNLTIQFAGGLTLTTPALVDVFAISDPSTGDFGDNAPLAQQDAATLAIYRASMADVNFDGIVNGLDINLLASHWLQTGSIGLVPGDANRDGIVNGLDINAIASNWEGASVGAGEAVVVPEPASFANLAVGAVLLWAVKLIRPLTCATRDTHST; this is encoded by the coding sequence ATGCAATGTATAACCCGACTTCTTTTCGTATTGGCAATTGTCGCCTACGCCACGTGCGCCTCGGGACACGGCTTTGGACTATCGTTGACCTATGACGCGCATGGTAACCCCACAGGGTTTAACGTGTCGTCGCAGGACGCGTTCCTTGACCAGGGCCATTCTGTCGCGGGTGCGAGCAATTTATTCCTGGAACAATTTGGGGGCACGCTCTTTTCGGACAGCAGCGGCGCCTACTACTCGGTCATTCACGGTTTTGCGCAAACATCTGGACCTTGGCCCCCGTACACGGCGACGGTGAATGTCCTCACCCCACTGTATTTTTCTAGCGGCTTATCGAACAACTCACTGCCCGCAGTTGCGTCACTGGCCCCGACGGGCACCTACATCGACATGTGGGATACTTGGGCTGGCAATCCACAACCCGTTACAAATCCCCATCCCGGCGCGGCATTTGGCGATGTCTACATCAACGGCAAGACGGACTACTACCCAGGATTTGGCGTTTCGCTTTACGATTCACATGAATTGGAAAAAGACCTCTACATTGGACCAGGTCCGACCAATGGCGAATATGGCTTTGCGTACAACCTTACTATTCAGTTTGCCGGTGGTTTGACACTCACTACTCCGGCCTTGGTGGACGTCTTTGCTATTTCAGATCCGTCTACTGGTGACTTCGGCGACAACGCGCCGCTTGCTCAGCAAGACGCTGCGACGTTGGCGATTTACAGGGCGTCGATGGCTGATGTGAATTTCGACGGCATAGTTAACGGATTGGACATCAATCTGCTGGCGAGCCATTGGCTGCAGACCGGATCGATTGGTTTAGTGCCCGGGGACGCCAATCGTGACGGAATCGTCAATGGCCTGGACATCAACGCGATCGCGTCGAATTGGGAGGGGGCCTCGGTCGGAGCGGGCGAAGCCGTCGTTGTCCCAGAACCGGCCAGTTTTGCAAATCTCGCGGTTGGAGCCGTTCTATTGTGGGCCGTAAAGCTGATTAGGCCCCTCACATGCGCGACTCGCGATACCCACTCCACTTGA
- the larC gene encoding nickel pincer cofactor biosynthesis protein LarC encodes MRIAYLDCLSGISGDMTLGALVDAGVDLAALNAAVESLGIAGCRLVATEVKKNGFRATQVTVEHQPEHAHRHLHHITDMIDASGLTDRQKALAKRIFTRLGEAEAKVHGTTIRKVHFHEVGAVDSIADIVGAAVAWDLLGVDRIHASPVPTGQGTIEIAHGRVSIPAPATAELLAGIPIAESHVACELTTPTGAAIVATMVDTFGPLPAMTVERVGYGAGQRDLKEQANLLRLFVGEASNVVTSDQIWVLETNLDDTSGEVIGYCTTRLWEAGALDVYTTSIQMKKNRPGVMLSVLCPPEQIDKIERILFRETGTLGVRRWPVSRHKLERRQHTVTTEWGPVEGKLGWIEGQPPSFAPEFEACQRVATEKGVPLKAVYEAAQRAFDAGTAQ; translated from the coding sequence TTGAGAATTGCATATCTCGATTGTCTGAGCGGTATCAGCGGGGACATGACCTTGGGGGCACTTGTGGATGCCGGTGTTGACCTGGCCGCGCTGAATGCGGCGGTTGAATCTTTGGGAATCGCCGGCTGCCGGCTGGTGGCCACCGAGGTGAAGAAGAATGGCTTCCGCGCCACGCAAGTCACGGTCGAACACCAGCCGGAACATGCCCATCGCCATTTGCATCACATCACCGACATGATCGATGCCAGTGGTCTTACCGACCGGCAAAAGGCTCTGGCCAAGCGCATCTTCACGCGGTTGGGTGAAGCCGAGGCCAAGGTGCATGGCACCACGATCCGCAAGGTTCATTTTCACGAAGTCGGCGCTGTCGATTCAATTGCCGATATCGTGGGCGCGGCCGTGGCCTGGGATCTATTGGGCGTCGACCGCATCCATGCTTCGCCAGTTCCCACCGGGCAGGGCACGATCGAAATCGCACACGGCCGAGTGAGCATTCCCGCGCCGGCCACGGCCGAATTGCTGGCCGGGATTCCCATCGCCGAATCGCACGTCGCTTGCGAGTTGACGACGCCGACCGGTGCGGCCATCGTGGCAACCATGGTCGACACGTTCGGTCCGCTGCCGGCCATGACCGTCGAACGGGTGGGCTACGGCGCCGGTCAGCGCGATCTGAAGGAGCAGGCCAATTTATTGCGGCTATTCGTCGGCGAAGCCTCGAACGTTGTTACCAGCGACCAGATCTGGGTTCTGGAAACGAATCTCGATGATACCAGCGGCGAGGTGATCGGCTATTGCACCACGCGCTTGTGGGAGGCGGGCGCCCTGGACGTCTACACCACGTCGATCCAAATGAAAAAGAACCGGCCGGGCGTGATGCTCTCGGTACTCTGCCCTCCAGAACAGATCGACAAGATCGAGCGAATTCTGTTTCGCGAAACGGGCACGTTGGGAGTCCGCCGTTGGCCGGTCAGTCGCCACAAGCTCGAACGACGTCAACACACGGTGACGACCGAATGGGGGCCGGTCGAAGGTAAGCTCGGCTGGATCGAAGGGCAGCCGCCCAGCTTCGCGCCGGAATTTGAAGCATGCCAGCGCGTGGCAACGGAAAAAGGCGTGCCACTGAAGGCAGTTTACGAAGCGGCGCAAAGGGCCTTCGACGCCGGCACCGCTCAATAG
- the mscL gene encoding large conductance mechanosensitive channel protein MscL: MAIPLLKEFRDFAMRGNVVDMAVGIIIGGAFGKIVSSLVNDIVMPPFGLLLNNIPFRDMCINLQNWHLISAGEAIEDPKAPIPTINLGAFFNTVIDFVIVAFAIFMVIRWMNRLLPAPVSSAPAPKKNCPYCQSSIPLVATRCPQCTSELPAGA, encoded by the coding sequence ATGGCCATCCCATTGCTGAAAGAGTTCCGCGACTTTGCCATGCGGGGCAATGTCGTGGACATGGCGGTAGGCATCATCATTGGCGGGGCATTTGGCAAAATCGTCTCGTCACTGGTCAATGACATCGTGATGCCGCCCTTCGGCCTCCTGCTGAACAACATCCCGTTCAGGGATATGTGCATCAACCTGCAGAATTGGCATCTCATCTCGGCGGGCGAAGCGATTGAGGACCCCAAGGCGCCCATTCCAACAATTAACCTCGGTGCGTTCTTCAACACGGTCATCGACTTTGTGATCGTGGCATTCGCGATCTTCATGGTGATCCGCTGGATGAATCGGCTACTGCCCGCACCGGTCAGCTCGGCTCCGGCCCCGAAAAAGAATTGCCCTTATTGCCAGTCGAGCATTCCGCTGGTGGCGACGCGTTGCCCGCAATGCACGTCCGAGTTACCGGCGGGCGCGTAA